One Megamonas hypermegale genomic window carries:
- the radC gene encoding RadC family protein, with translation MTIMVKDLPDEEKPREKLLTFGAKCLSNMELLAILLHSGTRKKSVLELAQEILSTYKNEGLASIVNIPPSELKQISGMGSAKTATLLAAIELGLRLAKKPASNKYTIKTPSDVANYAMPRLRYEKREHFAILLLDTKNQVISFPDISIGSLNASIVHPREVFRCAIANCASSIILVHNHPSGDPTPSREDINVTLRLIKSGKILDIEILDHIIIGDNKYTSLKQEGMIK, from the coding sequence ATGACGATAATGGTGAAAGACTTACCCGATGAAGAAAAACCGCGTGAAAAACTATTAACTTTCGGTGCAAAATGCTTGAGTAATATGGAATTATTGGCGATTTTGCTTCATTCAGGTACTAGAAAAAAATCTGTGCTAGAACTCGCACAAGAAATTTTATCTACCTATAAAAATGAAGGATTAGCTTCTATTGTAAATATTCCACCAAGTGAATTAAAGCAAATCAGTGGAATGGGAAGCGCAAAAACGGCTACACTTTTAGCAGCTATTGAGCTTGGTTTGCGTCTTGCTAAAAAACCTGCAAGTAATAAATATACTATAAAAACGCCTAGTGATGTAGCAAATTATGCTATGCCTCGATTGCGTTATGAAAAGCGTGAGCATTTTGCAATTTTGCTTTTAGATACAAAAAATCAAGTCATTTCGTTTCCCGATATATCCATCGGTAGTTTGAATGCTTCTATTGTTCATCCGCGTGAAGTCTTTCGCTGTGCTATAGCAAATTGTGCTTCTAGTATCATCTTAGTTCACAATCATCCTAGCGGTGACCCAACACCTAGCAGAGAGGATATTAATGTAACTTTACGCCTTATAAAATCAGGGAAAATCTTGGATATCGAAATTCTTGACCATATTATTATTGGAGATAATAAATATACTAGCTTAAAACAAGAAGGTATGATAAAATAG
- a CDS encoding rod shape-determining protein — protein sequence MKWNLFGGFSQDIGIDLGTANTLVHLKGKGIVLREPSVVAIRKDTGAVLAVGSDAKGMIGRTPGNIVAIRPMKDGVIADFEVTQAMLKYFINKARNGSSFSKPRVVIGVPSGVTEVEKRAVVDAAIQAGAREAFLIEEPMAAAIGAGLPVEEATGSMVVDIGGGTTEIAVISLGGIVTSCSIRVAGDALDSAIIQYIKRKYNLMIGERTAEEIKMTIGNAMVSDDMEQDFEIRGRDLVSGLPKTLTIHADEITEALKDPVRKIVDVVKMTLERTPPELAADILDRGIMLTGGGALLHNLDKVLSQETGMPVIIAEDPLSCVGEGTGKSLENINLLNNVILSDKKLNK from the coding sequence ATGAAGTGGAATTTATTTGGTGGTTTTTCCCAAGACATCGGTATCGATTTAGGAACAGCCAATACTTTAGTACATTTAAAAGGAAAAGGTATTGTGCTTCGTGAACCATCTGTTGTTGCTATCCGAAAAGATACTGGCGCAGTTTTAGCTGTTGGTTCTGATGCCAAAGGCATGATTGGCCGTACTCCTGGCAACATTGTAGCTATTCGACCAATGAAAGACGGTGTCATTGCTGATTTTGAAGTAACTCAAGCAATGTTGAAATATTTTATAAATAAAGCTAGAAATGGCTCTTCCTTTAGCAAACCACGCGTTGTTATTGGCGTTCCTTCTGGCGTTACTGAAGTTGAAAAAAGAGCTGTTGTAGATGCAGCTATTCAAGCTGGCGCTAGAGAAGCTTTCTTAATTGAAGAACCAATGGCAGCAGCAATTGGTGCAGGTTTACCTGTAGAAGAAGCAACTGGCAGTATGGTTGTAGATATCGGTGGCGGTACTACAGAAATTGCTGTTATTTCACTTGGCGGTATCGTTACTAGCTGTTCTATTCGTGTAGCTGGTGATGCACTTGATAGCGCAATCATTCAGTATATCAAACGCAAATACAATTTAATGATTGGTGAACGTACTGCTGAAGAAATTAAAATGACTATTGGTAATGCCATGGTTAGCGATGACATGGAACAAGATTTTGAAATCAGAGGTCGTGACCTCGTTAGTGGTTTACCAAAAACACTCACTATTCATGCTGATGAAATTACAGAAGCATTAAAAGACCCAGTAAGAAAAATCGTTGATGTTGTAAAAATGACACTCGAAAGAACACCACCAGAACTTGCTGCTGATATTTTAGACCGTGGCATCATGCTCACAGGTGGCGGAGCACTTTTACACAACCTCGATAAAGTTCTTTCTCAGGAAACTGGTATGCCAGTAATCATTGCCGAAGACCCATTGTCTTGCGTTGGTGAAGGTACTGGAAAATCTTTGGAAAATATTAATTTACTCAATAATGTAATTTTGAGTGATAAGAAGTTGAATAAATAA
- the mreC gene encoding rod shape-determining protein MreC, with amino-acid sequence MKIPSNNNNFSAKRLLVVIFVVISVLCIIFFAAISRFNTPLAHAIVINVLAPFQSVTSAVSGKISAFGDYVHDVFYVYDQNRELKAENDDLKSKVTRAAELESENARLSQLLNYRTNTPQFDLLPATVIGRNSSTWSNHIIINRGSNDGVDKNMTVVTPDGLVGTIHEAYPAYSEVELITDPRSAVGAIVQRADSRLAGVVKGTADSSSAINMTNIPQNANIVEGDIIVTSGFGGMYPKGIVIGTVTSLKNDIGGLLQYAVLYPAVDFQKLEDVAVITNYREPVSALPPQPQAPTQPAANAQPAPATNQNQGEAK; translated from the coding sequence ATGAAAATTCCTTCCAATAATAATAATTTTTCTGCCAAACGGCTTTTGGTTGTCATCTTTGTTGTTATCAGTGTTTTATGTATTATATTTTTTGCGGCAATCAGTCGCTTTAATACACCACTTGCACACGCTATTGTTATAAATGTACTTGCTCCATTTCAATCAGTTACAAGTGCTGTTTCGGGTAAAATTTCCGCTTTTGGAGATTATGTTCATGACGTATTTTATGTATATGACCAAAATAGAGAATTAAAAGCAGAAAATGATGATTTAAAGTCGAAAGTAACTCGTGCAGCTGAACTTGAATCTGAAAATGCTCGTTTGAGTCAATTGCTTAACTATCGTACAAATACACCGCAGTTTGATTTATTACCTGCAACAGTAATCGGTAGAAATAGTTCTACATGGAGTAATCACATTATTATTAATCGTGGTAGTAATGATGGCGTAGATAAAAATATGACGGTTGTAACACCAGATGGTTTAGTTGGCACTATTCATGAAGCATATCCAGCATATTCTGAAGTAGAATTAATCACTGACCCAAGAAGTGCAGTCGGCGCTATAGTGCAACGTGCTGATTCTCGCCTGGCAGGGGTTGTCAAAGGAACGGCAGATTCATCTTCTGCTATCAATATGACAAACATACCACAGAATGCAAATATTGTTGAAGGTGATATCATCGTAACATCTGGTTTTGGTGGTATGTATCCAAAAGGAATTGTAATTGGTACTGTAACTTCTTTGAAAAATGATATTGGTGGACTTTTACAATACGCAGTATTATATCCAGCTGTAGATTTCCAAAAATTAGAAGATGTTGCCGTTATTACTAACTATCGTGAACCAGTATCTGCGTTGCCGCCTCAACCTCAAGCTCCAACTCAACCAGCAGCAAATGCTCAACCGGCTCCAGCAACAAATCAAAATCAAGGTGAAGCTAAATGA
- the mreD gene encoding rod shape-determining protein MreD, with the protein MKTLIPWFLMLFVAYILQSAFFNIFSYNGITVDLVLLITIFFGIFYDKYAILYGFCAGLFLDLASGSFLGIHIFTFLILCILINRLTQFIYKENIFLPLVASLLATILNNVLIAILIFLLGYDFNIWQVFNNIIVMLIYNLIVAYPVYFLVVYINKKIQYLIKSQEF; encoded by the coding sequence ATGAAAACATTAATTCCTTGGTTTTTAATGCTGTTTGTAGCGTACATACTTCAATCAGCATTTTTCAATATTTTTTCATACAATGGTATTACAGTTGATTTAGTTTTGTTAATAACTATTTTCTTTGGTATTTTCTATGATAAATATGCTATTTTGTATGGCTTTTGTGCAGGATTATTTCTTGACTTAGCGTCCGGTTCATTTTTAGGCATACATATATTCACTTTTTTGATATTATGTATACTGATTAACCGTTTAACACAATTTATCTATAAAGAAAATATCTTCTTACCACTGGTAGCTTCGCTACTGGCAACAATTTTAAATAATGTTTTGATTGCAATTCTCATCTTTTTATTAGGTTATGATTTTAATATATGGCAAGTTTTTAATAATATTATAGTTATGCTTATTTATAATTTAATAGTTGCATATCCTGTATATTTCTTGGTCGTATATATCAATAAAAAAATACAATACTTAATAAAAAGTCAAGAATTTTAA
- the mrdA gene encoding penicillin-binding protein 2 yields MKFCDKRLKILAIILILIIVALISRLVYLQIYQGEYFGKLADGNRIRLVSTSAPRGVIYDRNDVPLVNNRPAFTVELLPSLEPVSPEVVDRLAKLLNLNAEDINNKIANHSGFDPVTIKVDVTPEIISVIEEQQDLYPGVFIDTKPVRNYIYKTEGVHVLGYVSEISDSELEDKKKSGDDSYKLGDIIGKFGLEKYYDTYLRGTPGGEQVEVDVTGRPVQRLGMKEPVAGNNLRLTIDYHLQDAAERAMDEVLGQIGAQAAAAVVLNPQTGEVLAMVSRPNFDPNLFALGISTKDWNVINNNPHYPLDNKAVTGEYPPGSTFKIITGTAALMEKVVTPDELIFDSGQHWIIPKTNADGEALGYINFVQALAHSDNVYFYEMGNRLGIDRLAKWARLFGIGEKTGIDLSYEASGNVACPEYKRKVFDEEWYLAETFDASIGQGFTLATPLQMAVVMSEAATGGKKYKPYLVRDIFDSNGNVIKHFDPVLVRDLNIDPAIAQLVQQGLHEVSTIGTAASMFRDFPVPIAGKTGTAENSQGREHGWFVAYGPFDNPNIAVAVIVENAGYGATSAVPIGHKILTAAFGLDKPQDQQQQANANGNAPAQQ; encoded by the coding sequence GTGAAATTTTGTGATAAACGTCTTAAAATTTTAGCTATTATTTTAATACTGATTATAGTTGCTCTTATCAGTCGCCTTGTTTATTTACAAATTTATCAAGGTGAATATTTTGGCAAATTAGCGGATGGAAACCGTATTCGTCTTGTTTCTACTTCGGCACCACGTGGCGTTATTTATGACCGAAATGATGTACCACTTGTAAATAATAGACCAGCTTTTACAGTAGAATTGTTACCATCACTGGAACCTGTTTCACCAGAAGTTGTTGACCGTTTAGCAAAATTATTAAATCTCAATGCTGAGGATATTAATAATAAAATAGCTAATCATTCTGGTTTTGACCCAGTAACAATAAAAGTTGATGTCACTCCAGAAATTATTTCTGTAATCGAAGAGCAACAGGATTTGTATCCTGGCGTATTCATCGATACGAAGCCTGTAAGAAATTATATTTATAAAACTGAAGGTGTACACGTTCTCGGTTATGTAAGTGAAATCAGTGATAGCGAGCTGGAAGACAAGAAAAAAAGTGGCGATGATTCTTATAAATTAGGCGATATCATCGGTAAATTTGGTTTGGAAAAATATTATGATACTTACTTACGTGGCACACCAGGTGGGGAACAAGTTGAAGTCGATGTTACAGGTAGACCTGTACAACGTCTTGGAATGAAAGAACCTGTTGCTGGCAATAATCTTCGTCTTACGATTGATTACCATCTCCAAGATGCTGCTGAAAGAGCTATGGATGAAGTACTCGGTCAAATTGGCGCACAGGCTGCTGCTGCTGTCGTATTAAATCCACAGACAGGTGAAGTTTTAGCTATGGTCAGTCGACCAAATTTTGACCCAAATTTATTTGCTCTCGGTATTTCTACAAAAGATTGGAATGTTATTAATAACAATCCACATTATCCACTTGATAATAAAGCTGTTACAGGTGAATATCCTCCAGGTTCAACATTTAAAATCATAACTGGTACAGCAGCTTTGATGGAAAAAGTTGTTACACCAGATGAACTCATTTTTGACTCTGGTCAGCACTGGATTATTCCAAAGACAAATGCAGATGGCGAAGCACTTGGTTATATCAACTTCGTACAAGCTTTAGCTCATTCAGATAACGTTTATTTCTATGAAATGGGTAATCGACTTGGCATTGACCGTTTAGCAAAGTGGGCACGTCTTTTTGGTATTGGTGAAAAGACAGGCATTGACCTTTCTTATGAGGCTTCTGGTAATGTTGCTTGTCCTGAATACAAACGTAAAGTATTTGATGAAGAATGGTATTTAGCCGAAACATTCGATGCTTCTATCGGTCAGGGCTTTACACTTGCTACACCACTTCAAATGGCAGTTGTTATGAGTGAAGCTGCAACTGGTGGTAAAAAATATAAACCGTATTTAGTACGAGATATTTTTGATTCCAATGGCAATGTAATTAAACATTTTGACCCAGTACTCGTCAGAGATTTAAACATCGACCCAGCTATAGCACAACTCGTACAGCAAGGCTTACATGAAGTTAGTACAATTGGTACAGCGGCTTCTATGTTTAGAGATTTCCCTGTGCCGATTGCAGGTAAAACAGGTACAGCTGAAAACTCTCAAGGCCGTGAACACGGTTGGTTTGTAGCTTATGGTCCATTTGATAATCCTAATATAGCAGTAGCCGTAATCGTAGAAAATGCCGGTTATGGTGCAACTTCTGCTGTGCCTATTGGTCATAAGATTTTAACAGCTGCATTTGGACTTGATAAACCACAAGACCAACAACAGCAAGCTAATGCAAATGGTAACGCTCCAGCTCAACAATAA
- a CDS encoding septum site-determining protein MinC: protein MHELITFKGTNKGLQVIFDKSLNFAQLQEALKNKLASCTNFFTPDTVISLEDFSFSAEEKSILTDIFQDYKLKLKFIPKQDLNKKLTLPDKIVNRTVRGGEEVTYKGSIIINGNVNPGAKIIAGGNIDIHGSCRGVVHAGAFGDVNTFIIADNLSPLQIRIAGFIARCPDDNPAKSLKGTEKAMIKDGNIILEPFTR from the coding sequence ATGCATGAATTAATAACATTTAAAGGTACTAATAAAGGCTTACAAGTGATATTTGATAAAAGCCTTAATTTTGCTCAATTACAAGAAGCCTTAAAAAATAAATTGGCTTCTTGTACGAATTTTTTTACACCTGATACGGTTATATCATTAGAAGATTTTTCTTTCTCTGCTGAGGAAAAATCTATATTAACTGATATTTTTCAAGATTATAAGTTAAAATTAAAATTTATTCCAAAACAAGATTTAAATAAGAAATTGACTCTTCCTGATAAAATTGTCAATCGAACTGTACGCGGTGGCGAAGAAGTTACGTATAAGGGTTCGATTATCATTAATGGTAATGTAAATCCAGGTGCTAAAATCATTGCTGGCGGAAATATCGATATTCATGGCAGTTGCCGTGGCGTGGTTCATGCCGGTGCTTTTGGTGATGTGAATACATTTATTATTGCTGATAATCTTTCTCCACTACAAATTCGTATTGCTGGTTTCATAGCTCGTTGTCCAGATGATAATCCAGCAAAATCTCTGAAGGGTACAGAAAAAGCCATGATAAAAGATGGCAATATTATTTTAGAACCGTTTACTCGCTGA
- the minD gene encoding septum site-determining protein MinD: MTQSQDNCKIIVVTSGKGGVGKTTTTANIGAGLAMEGYKVALIDTDTGLRNLDLLLGLENRIMYDLVDVTSGRVPYKKALVRHKKYDKLFLLPTSQIKDKLAVTPEQVTELCYEMSKDFDYILIDCPAGIEQGFKTAVAAADIALIVTMPEISAVRDADKIIGELMRAGKENILLIVNRIRPAMVEKGDMLDINDINDILAIKCIGQIPDDEAVVTSTNRGEPVIANEHSMAGKAYRNITKRICGENVPFMDLRVKESFFTRLRKLF, translated from the coding sequence ATGACTCAATCCCAAGACAATTGTAAAATTATCGTTGTTACATCTGGTAAAGGTGGTGTTGGTAAAACTACAACTACTGCTAATATCGGTGCCGGTTTAGCTATGGAAGGTTATAAAGTAGCTTTAATTGATACTGATACTGGGCTTAGAAATTTAGATTTATTGCTTGGTTTAGAAAATCGTATTATGTATGATTTAGTAGATGTAACTTCTGGTCGTGTGCCATATAAAAAAGCACTCGTTCGCCATAAAAAATATGATAAATTATTCTTATTACCAACTTCCCAGATTAAAGATAAATTAGCTGTAACACCAGAACAAGTAACAGAACTTTGCTATGAAATGAGCAAAGACTTTGATTATATTTTAATCGATTGCCCTGCTGGAATTGAGCAAGGTTTTAAAACAGCAGTAGCAGCTGCTGATATTGCTTTAATTGTTACTATGCCAGAAATTTCAGCTGTACGTGATGCGGATAAAATTATCGGTGAGCTTATGCGTGCTGGTAAAGAAAATATTTTATTAATCGTCAATAGAATTCGTCCAGCAATGGTTGAAAAAGGCGATATGCTCGATATTAATGATATAAATGATATTTTGGCTATAAAATGTATTGGTCAAATTCCTGATGATGAAGCAGTAGTTACTTCAACTAATCGTGGCGAACCTGTTATAGCTAATGAACATTCTATGGCTGGCAAAGCATATCGCAATATCACAAAACGCATTTGTGGTGAAAATGTTCCATTTATGGATTTACGTGTTAAAGAATCATTTTTTACTAGATTAAGAAAGCTGTTTTAA
- the minE gene encoding cell division topological specificity factor MinE has product MFDAVLKLLNRNHKTSKDIAKDRLKVVLIHDRANISPEIMQSIKNDIIEVISHYVDIDKSEMEISLENDSDSVALLANIPITRIKNIRRK; this is encoded by the coding sequence ATGTTTGATGCTGTCTTGAAATTACTAAATAGAAATCATAAAACATCTAAAGATATCGCTAAAGACAGATTGAAAGTTGTTTTAATTCATGACCGAGCAAATATTTCTCCTGAAATTATGCAGTCTATAAAAAATGATATTATTGAAGTGATTTCTCATTATGTGGATATCGATAAAAGTGAAATGGAAATATCATTAGAAAATGATAGTGATTCCGTAGCTTTATTGGCAAATATACCGATAACACGCATAAAAAATATTCGTAGAAAATAA
- a CDS encoding lysylphosphatidylglycerol synthase transmembrane domain-containing protein, which translates to MNRFYKRLIILIVLVSAISGGVIYFTVDINTLKSLTEFNSLAIIAAFCSIGFGLFLDGVRLVQLVNISNERISFSQALHVVFGNYFLALLTPGFSGGAIAQVLFLRHAGIPVGKATVIVIVRTVVSIMFLIMCMPFIFMHDAGVIPWISDDVLMIISSAAFLGIILLVWCFKHNYLDYFVIKMARRLSPKKARALLAFYRDNKLALKLLISSPWNMFKVFFTSGLSLLFIYGIVPILMSSLTDDFNLALVMGRMIILNILLYFSPTPGGSGIAEGGFILLFSSMLPEGTVGIVAVTWRLFAEYIPFLIGFYYTIKIFGRDFLNKPLIK; encoded by the coding sequence ATGAACAGATTTTATAAAAGATTAATAATCTTAATCGTATTGGTATCTGCAATTTCTGGAGGAGTAATTTATTTTACTGTAGACATCAATACATTAAAGAGTCTGACGGAATTTAATTCTTTAGCAATAATTGCAGCATTTTGTTCAATTGGTTTTGGCTTGTTTTTAGATGGTGTACGTCTTGTTCAACTTGTAAATATTTCTAATGAAAGAATTTCATTTTCGCAGGCTTTGCATGTGGTATTTGGCAATTATTTTTTAGCTCTGTTAACGCCAGGATTTAGTGGTGGCGCAATTGCTCAAGTATTATTTTTGCGGCATGCGGGTATTCCTGTTGGCAAAGCTACAGTAATCGTTATCGTTAGAACGGTTGTTTCAATTATGTTTTTAATAATGTGTATGCCATTTATTTTCATGCATGATGCGGGAGTTATTCCATGGATTTCCGATGATGTTTTAATGATAATTTCATCAGCAGCATTTTTAGGCATAATATTATTGGTTTGGTGTTTTAAACATAATTATCTTGATTATTTTGTAATTAAGATGGCGCGTCGATTATCACCTAAAAAAGCAAGAGCACTTCTTGCTTTTTATCGCGATAATAAACTGGCTTTAAAATTGTTGATTTCTTCTCCATGGAATATGTTTAAAGTTTTCTTTACATCAGGATTAAGTTTGTTATTTATTTACGGTATTGTGCCAATTTTGATGTCTAGTTTGACAGATGATTTTAATTTGGCTTTAGTTATGGGACGCATGATTATATTGAATATATTATTATATTTCTCACCAACTCCAGGTGGTTCTGGCATTGCTGAAGGTGGTTTTATTTTACTTTTTAGTTCAATGTTACCTGAAGGAACAGTTGGTATCGTTGCAGTAACATGGCGTTTATTTGCAGAATATATACCGTTTCTCATTGGTTTTTACTATACTATAAAAATTTTTGGACGCGATTTTTTAAACAAACCGCTTATAAAATAA
- the ruvB gene encoding Holliday junction branch migration DNA helicase RuvB, translating to MNERIVSGGEMDIDNWQYSLRPKKLNEYIGQDKVKENLSIFIKAALNRNEALDHVLLYGPPGLGKTTLANIIANELGVNFRVTSGPAIERSGDLAALLTNLSEKDVLFIDEIHRLSHSVEEVLYSAMEDFALDIIIGKGPSARSIRLDIAPFTLIGATTKAGALASPLRDRFGVISRLEYYSPEALVFIIKRSAEILNIPIEDRGAMEIARRSRGTPRVANRLLKRVRDYAQIKGNGIITDEIADKALAMLEIDKMGLDHIDRNILLTMIKKFNGGPVGLETLAASVSEETDTIGDVYEPYLMQLGFINRTPRGRVVTPLGYKHLGIEPNNHQ from the coding sequence ATTAATGAACGTATTGTATCGGGTGGAGAAATGGATATTGATAATTGGCAGTATTCGCTTCGCCCTAAAAAGCTCAATGAATATATTGGACAAGATAAAGTAAAAGAAAATCTTTCTATTTTTATTAAAGCTGCTTTAAATCGCAATGAAGCACTTGACCATGTTTTATTGTATGGCCCACCAGGTCTTGGCAAGACAACACTTGCTAATATCATAGCGAATGAATTAGGTGTTAATTTTCGCGTAACTTCTGGACCTGCTATTGAACGTTCTGGTGATTTAGCAGCTTTACTGACAAATCTTTCGGAAAAAGATGTCTTATTCATCGATGAAATACATCGCTTATCGCATAGCGTAGAAGAAGTTTTATATTCAGCTATGGAAGATTTTGCACTCGATATCATCATCGGCAAAGGCCCTAGTGCTCGTTCTATAAGATTGGATATCGCACCATTTACTTTAATCGGAGCAACGACAAAAGCTGGAGCACTAGCCTCACCACTGCGCGACCGCTTTGGCGTTATATCTCGCTTAGAATATTATTCACCGGAAGCTCTTGTATTCATAATTAAACGCTCAGCTGAAATTTTGAATATACCTATTGAAGATAGAGGAGCAATGGAAATAGCACGTCGTTCCCGTGGAACGCCACGAGTTGCAAACCGCTTATTAAAACGCGTGCGCGATTATGCACAGATAAAAGGCAATGGCATCATTACTGATGAAATAGCTGATAAAGCTTTAGCCATGTTAGAAATAGATAAAATGGGACTTGACCATATTGACCGTAATATCTTGCTCACTATGATAAAAAAATTCAATGGCGGTCCTGTAGGTTTAGAAACTCTAGCCGCTTCTGTCAGTGAAGAAACGGATACAATCGGTGATGTATATGAACCGTATTTAATGCAACTCGGTTTTATCAATCGCACACCGCGTGGCCGTGTAGTTACACCACTCGGATATAAACATTTAGGCATAGAGCCTAATAATCATCAATAA
- a CDS encoding epoxyqueuosine reductase QueH encodes MNLLMHMCCGPCACFPVEKLREEGHQLTGYFFNPNIHPYKEFRHRLTTAEEFAQKVNLPIVVDNKYQLRDFLQKALTIEKNTDGLNLDNRRCRMCYAWRLHQTALYAKEHHFDAFTSTLFVSPYQNHEMMKDVAEKIAKVVDIPFYYEDFRPGYERGVDISLELELYRQPYCGCIFSEEERYSNSFKKKRRKKLKAMYAQKKEGLADE; translated from the coding sequence ATGAATTTATTAATGCATATGTGTTGTGGCCCTTGCGCTTGTTTTCCTGTAGAAAAACTTCGCGAAGAAGGGCATCAACTCACAGGATATTTTTTCAATCCTAATATTCATCCATATAAAGAATTTCGTCATCGTTTAACTACAGCAGAAGAATTTGCTCAAAAAGTTAATTTACCAATAGTTGTAGACAATAAATATCAACTGCGCGATTTTCTGCAAAAGGCACTTACAATTGAAAAAAATACAGATGGATTGAATTTAGATAATAGACGTTGTCGCATGTGTTATGCTTGGCGTTTGCACCAAACAGCGCTTTATGCTAAAGAACATCATTTTGATGCGTTCACTTCAACATTATTTGTCAGTCCATACCAAAATCATGAAATGATGAAAGATGTAGCTGAAAAAATCGCTAAAGTGGTGGATATCCCATTTTATTATGAAGATTTCCGCCCAGGATATGAAAGAGGCGTTGATATCAGCCTTGAATTAGAATTATATCGCCAGCCGTATTGCGGTTGTATCTTTAGCGAAGAAGAACGGTATTCAAATTCTTTTAAGAAAAAACGCCGTAAAAAATTAAAAGCAATGTACGCTCAAAAAAAGGAAGGATTAGCTGATGAGTAG
- a CDS encoding TIGR04076 family protein codes for MSRRPKIRLTLIDRKGPCGCHRGHKVGDSFDFDTERGKLCPMAMHVAFPYIDILRYGGNIPNQPEGTAVFCCPDVDTINVFKIEKVED; via the coding sequence ATGAGTAGACGACCAAAAATCCGTTTGACTTTAATCGATAGAAAAGGCCCTTGCGGTTGCCATCGCGGCCATAAAGTTGGCGATAGTTTCGATTTCGATACAGAACGTGGCAAACTCTGTCCTATGGCAATGCATGTAGCATTCCCATATATTGATATTTTGCGCTATGGTGGAAACATTCCCAATCAGCCAGAAGGCACAGCAGTATTTTGCTGTCCTGATGTTGATACTATTAATGTTTTTAAAATAGAAAAAGTGGAAGATTAA